Proteins from a single region of Esox lucius isolate fEsoLuc1 chromosome 13, fEsoLuc1.pri, whole genome shotgun sequence:
- the LOC114840714 gene encoding uncharacterized protein LOC114840714 has product MMLCFLIFFMTGVVGSAGDISASSHVDGHFGINTFLALSLKYAQTVNQSSCWVCTHTPFTAIGRIPLGVIPFTQSEMLGVWKHADWFKRVMSNNWGPAIGYRGADPTDICYKDVSSPGCPTIQTYIDSLGVEVESWRGAYLPPFNTTSFSFLGLPPRLVVTRPPDGWLCIERTPSAVLRRQWMSMFVKVGWSQCSQIADLSACDGSDFSLCTMSANLTLSNGSVAGFHANALGNIGSTGMVAPNGTYFICGPNAYAMLPPFWMGSCYLGYVVPHIRHSLEPPFAKLHRRSISESERFFAIAFPSYGTAKLAQEVITMASSLEALANLTADGFTGMSAEMVAMRTVAMQNRVALDYLLAAQGGTCAVVGAECCTYIPDETDGV; this is encoded by the coding sequence atgatgttgtgttttctgatattttttatGACAGGGGTGGTTGGGTCTGCAGGGGACATCAGTGCTTCTAGTCATGTGGATGGGCATTTCggtattaacacatttttagcATTGTCGTTGAAGTATGCACAGACGGTGAATCAAAGCAGCTGCTGGGTGTGTACTCACACTCCCTTCACAGCTATAGGTCGTATTCCCTTAGGTGTCATTCCGTTTACTCAGAGTGAAATGTTGGGTGTTTGGAAACATGCCGATTGGTTCAAGAGAGTCATGTCTAATAATTGGGGTCCAGCCATTGGTTATAGAGGGGCTGACCCCACTGACATTTGTTACAAGGATGTCTCTAGTCCAGGGTGTCCTACTATTCagacctatattgacagtttagGTGTTGAGGTAGAGTCGTGGAGGGGTGCATACCTGCCTCCATTTAACACTACAAGCTTTTCGTTTTTAGGCCTACCTCCACGTCTAGTGGTCACAAGACCTCCGGATGGATGGTTGTGCATTGAAAGGACCCCGTCTGCTGTGTTACGTCGACAGTGGATGTCTATGTTTGTCAAGGTGGGCTGGAGTCAGTGTAGTCAAATTGCAGACCTTTCTGCTTGTGATGGTAGCGATTTTTCTTTATGTACAATGTCTGCCAATCTGACTCTCAGTAATGGATCTGTTGCTGGCTTCCATGCCAACGCTCTGGGTAACATCGGGTCTACTGGAATGGTTGCACCGAATGGTACTTATTTTATCTGTGGCCCTAATGCCTATGCCATGTTACCTCCTTTCTGGATGGGTTCGTGCTATCTGGGATATGTGGTCCCTCATATTAGACATAGTTTGGAACCTCCGTTTGCCAAGTTACATAGACGAAGTATCTCGGAGTCTGAGCGATTCTTTGCCATAGCTTTTCCTTCCTATGGTACGGCCAAATTGGCGCAGGAAGTGATCACCATGGCCAGTTCATTAGAGGCCTTGGCTAATTTGACTGCTGATGGCTTTACGGGTATGTCAGCGGAAATGGTGGCTATGCGTACTGTGGCGATGCAGAATCGTGTggctttggattacttattggcGGCGCAGGGAGGTACATGTGCTGTTGTAGGTGCTGAATGTTGTACGTATATTCCTGATGAGACTGATGGTGTTTAG